From Pseudomonas sp. G.S.17, the proteins below share one genomic window:
- the sulA gene encoding SOS-induced cell division inhibitor SulA, protein MQFTQTPHAQLPLFEAFMAQPIAPMLQVPVETSWNNEPEVFSELSLRGATGNCLSLLAPILRELSEDKDARWLTLIAPPSSLTQTWLRDAGLNRERILLLQPRGTQSALELTREALRLGRSHTVVSWINPINAAARQQLIGAARTGDAQSLNIRLG, encoded by the coding sequence ATGCAGTTCACCCAAACACCGCATGCGCAATTGCCGCTGTTCGAGGCATTCATGGCGCAGCCCATCGCCCCGATGCTCCAGGTTCCGGTCGAAACAAGCTGGAACAATGAGCCAGAAGTGTTCAGCGAATTGTCATTGCGCGGCGCTACCGGGAACTGCCTGAGTCTTCTGGCACCGATTCTGCGGGAACTCAGCGAGGACAAGGATGCCCGCTGGCTCACGTTGATCGCACCGCCCTCAAGCCTGACGCAAACCTGGCTACGAGATGCCGGGCTCAATCGCGAGCGGATTCTGTTGCTGCAACCACGGGGCACACAGAGTGCACTGGAATTGACACGTGAAGCTCTGCGCCTGGGGCGCAGTCACACGGTTGTAAGCTGGATCAATCCGATCAATGCAGCAGCGCGTCAACAGTTGATTGGCGCGGCAAGGACTGGAGATGCGCAAAGCTTGAACATCCGCCTTGGCTGA
- the lexA gene encoding transcriptional repressor LexA — MIKLTPRQAEILGFIKRCLEDNGYPPTRAEIAQELGFKSPNAAEEHLKALARKGAIEMTPGASRGIRIPGFEAKADESSLPIIGRVAAGAPILAQQHIEESCNINPAFFHPSADYLLRVHGMSMKDVGILDGDLIAVHTTREARNGQIVVARIGDEVTVKRFKREGSKVWLIAENPDFAPIEVNLKDQDLVIEGLSVGVIRR, encoded by the coding sequence ATGATCAAACTGACGCCACGCCAAGCAGAAATTCTGGGTTTCATCAAACGTTGCCTTGAAGACAACGGTTATCCGCCTACCCGTGCGGAAATCGCCCAGGAGCTGGGTTTCAAATCACCCAACGCTGCAGAAGAACACTTGAAGGCCCTTGCCCGCAAAGGCGCTATCGAAATGACTCCCGGCGCTTCCCGGGGCATCCGTATTCCGGGCTTCGAGGCCAAGGCCGACGAGAGCAGCCTGCCGATCATCGGGCGGGTTGCAGCCGGCGCGCCGATCCTTGCCCAGCAACATATTGAAGAATCCTGCAACATCAACCCTGCGTTTTTCCATCCCAGTGCCGACTACCTGTTAAGGGTGCATGGCATGAGCATGAAAGATGTCGGCATTCTCGATGGCGATCTGATTGCCGTGCACACGACGCGCGAGGCCCGCAATGGCCAGATCGTTGTGGCACGCATCGGTGATGAAGTAACAGTGAAGCGCTTCAAGCGTGAAGGCAGCAAAGTCTGGCTGATCGCTGAAAACCCGGATTTCGCCCCGATCGAAGTGAACCTCAAAGATCAGGATCTGGTTATCGAAGGCTTGAGCGTCGGCGTGATTCGCCGTTAA
- a CDS encoding DUF6586 family protein, whose protein sequence is MAHELYTRTNQKIYFAGLALEALGKAQEGRAMNSQALVQAERESALFHLYGALLGLCHEIAGFYRLPQANAPRAELLLTQEVLDAIAIPEMAELIELAQHRETWLAQLLAAYNALFQPPRAPKKPKGDVTQPLIVAVNLDEEPVPELGREELESWRQQLKGLAIRFREGLSEC, encoded by the coding sequence ATGGCCCACGAACTCTATACCCGCACCAATCAGAAGATTTATTTCGCAGGTCTGGCACTTGAAGCCCTGGGCAAGGCTCAGGAAGGCCGTGCGATGAATTCCCAGGCGCTGGTCCAGGCCGAGCGCGAATCTGCACTGTTCCATCTGTATGGCGCGCTGCTGGGTTTGTGTCATGAGATTGCAGGCTTCTACCGGCTGCCGCAGGCCAATGCGCCGCGCGCCGAGCTGCTGCTGACCCAGGAAGTGCTGGATGCGATAGCAATCCCGGAAATGGCCGAGCTGATCGAACTGGCCCAGCATCGCGAAACCTGGCTCGCCCAGTTGCTGGCAGCCTACAACGCGCTGTTCCAGCCGCCTCGCGCCCCGAAAAAGCCCAAGGGCGACGTTACCCAGCCGCTGATCGTGGCGGTCAATCTCGATGAAGAACCGGTGCCGGAACTGGGTCGTGAAGAGCTGGAAAGCTGGCGTCAGCAGCTCAAAGGTTTGGCCATTCGCTTTCGCGAAGGTCTGAGCGAGTGCTGA